Part of the Anaerolineae bacterium genome, ATCCGTTTGGCTACCTAAAGCTGACTGCTGCGCTCCACGGCTCGGCGCTGCCTGACGGCTCCTATGGCGGCAACCCGGCCGGCTTCCTGCTCACCACGCCTGAAGGCAGCAAGATCTACATGGCCTGCGATACCGGCCTCTTCGGCGACATGCGTCTGATCGGCGAGGAGGGCATTGACCTGGCGGTGCTGCCCATCGGCGACAACTTCACCATGGGGCCGGATGATGCCTTGCGAGCCGTTAAGCTGATCGAGCCCCGGCACGTGATCCCTATTCACTACAGCACCTGGGATCTCATCGCCCAGGACCCTTACGTTTGGGCCGAGCGGGTGAAGGCAGAGACGAAGGCCATCCCCCATGTTCTCAAGCCCGGTGAGCACTTTCGTTTATGAACGAGCGCGCTTTACGCCAACAGCTTAGCGACATCGGCCGCCAGGCTGTTGCCTACGGCCTAGTAAAGGCTATCAGCGGCAACCTCAGCGCCCGCCTCCCGGGCGCGGACGAATTCCTGATCACCCCCTCCGGCGACGCGCTGGATGCCCTGATCCCAGACGAACTGGTGTGTATGGG contains:
- a CDS encoding metal-dependent hydrolase, which translates into the protein IARRTGATVISNYEIATWFEKQGVSVHPQHIGGGFRHPFGYLKLTAALHGSALPDGSYGGNPAGFLLTTPEGSKIYMACDTGLFGDMRLIGEEGIDLAVLPIGDNFTMGPDDALRAVKLIEPRHVIPIHYSTWDLIAQDPYVWAERVKAETKAIPHVLKPGEHFRL
- a CDS encoding class II aldolase/adducin family protein, whose translation is MNERALRQQLSDIGRQAVAYGLVKAISGNLSARLPGADEFLITPSGDALDALIPDELVCMG